In the Arachis ipaensis cultivar K30076 chromosome B10, Araip1.1, whole genome shotgun sequence genome, one interval contains:
- the LOC107623485 gene encoding RHOMBOID-like protein 9, chloroplastic isoform X1: MFPKVFMAAFPIGYKTPYKDQNLLRQRAIKHNDKRFMNHHVNMLRSSSIPGQVSNIYTKCIAHGRGALHRAATEEILAAGGSLDCHLSIIQRCHSNSKRRNLFKVLFSAESGSIEKQLRSLDSYFGKLHEQTKLHTFDSLNKVAPVHNRDSETRPKNGLESLDEYLGKLNNEVNQESLLPSSYYENLGEENLVQKPKFRKPNTYVDIRRIKGIGDSRSTMDPLQNDETSSLYLIGILVSVNIAVFLFEIASPIRKPDFELFSLPLLYGAKINHLIMVGEWWRLVTPMFLHAGICHMTLSCWAIVTFGPQVCKGYGSFTFFLIYILGGISGNMISFLHTADPTVGGTGPVFAIIGAWLMYQIQNRDVIANDASDDMFRKAIIVTTLGFILCNLGPIDEWTHLGAALTGMAFGFLTSPSLELNDASSGGSGGQEEGLKLVRKHGDSCKSLIVFTIFIIALSSLLFFMEPPLNALAAEDLECM; encoded by the exons atgtttcctaaA GTTTTCATGGCTGCATTTCCTATAGGTTATAAAACACCATACAAGGACCAAAACCTATTGAGGCAAAGGGCAATAAAACACAATGACAAAAGGTTCATGAATCACCATGTCAATATGCTAAGATCCTCTTCAATTCCTGGTCAAGTTAGCAATATCTATACAAAATGCATAGCTCATGGCAGAGGAGCTTTGCATAGGGCCGCGACGGAAGAAATACTCGCGGCCGGTGGTAGTCTAGATTGTCACCTAAGCATCATTCAGAGATGTCATTCGAATTCGAAGAGAAGAAACCTTTTCAAAGTTCTGTTTTCAGCAGAGTCTGGCTCCATTGAGAAACAACTAAGATCATTGGATTCTTACTTTGGAAAACTCCATGAGCAAACAAAGTTGCATACTTTTGATTCGTTGAATAAAGTGGCGCCGGTTCATAATAGAGATAGCGAAACCAGACCGAAAAATGGACTAGAGTCTCTTGATGAGTATCTTGGCAAATTGAACAATG AAGTAAACCAAGAATCTCTCTTACCATCAAGTTATTATGAGAATCTTGGTGAAGAGAATTTAGTTCAGAAACCAAAGTTTAGGAAACCAAATACTTATGTGGATATAAGAAGAATCAAAGGCATAGGTGATTCAAGGTCTACTATGGATCCACTTCAGAATGATGAAACCTCTAGTCTTTACCTAAT TGGTATATTGGTTTCTGTAAACATTGCAGTGTTTTTATTTGAAATAGCAAGTCCTATAAGAAAACCAGATTTCGAGCTGTTTTCGCTTCCGCTGCTATACGGAGCAAAGATAAACCATTTGATCATGGTTGGAGAATGGTGGAGGCTTGTAACACCAATGTTTCTG CATGCAGGAATATGTCACATGACTCTCAGTTGCTGGGCCATTGTAACTTTCGGACCGCAAGTATGCAAAGGATACGGTTCATTTACTTTTTTCTTGATCTACATACTTGGTGGAATATCTGGCAACATGATAAGCTTTCTTCATACTGCAGATCCAACAGTTGGTGGCACA GGACCTGTATTTGCAATAATTGGTGCTTGGCTTATGTatcaaattcaaaacagagaTGTCATTGCAAATGATGCTTCAGACGACATGTTCCGGAAGGCAATAATTGTGACTACTCTTGGTTTCATATTATGCAACCTTGGTccaattgatgaatg GACACACCTTGGAGCAGCTCTCACAGGCATGGCATTTGGGTTTCTAACAAGCCCAAGTCTTGAGCTTAATGATGCATCATCTGGAGGAAGTGGAGGACAAGAGGAAGGGCTCAAACTTGTTAGAAAACATGGTGATTCTTGCAAGTCACTGATTGTATTCACCATATTCATCATTGCATTAAGCTCTCTCCTTTTCTTTATGGAGCCCCCACTCAATGCACTTGCAGCTGAAGACTTGGAATGCATGTAG
- the LOC107623485 gene encoding RHOMBOID-like protein 9, chloroplastic isoform X2, which yields MAAFPIGYKTPYKDQNLLRQRAIKHNDKRFMNHHVNMLRSSSIPGQVSNIYTKCIAHGRGALHRAATEEILAAGGSLDCHLSIIQRCHSNSKRRNLFKVLFSAESGSIEKQLRSLDSYFGKLHEQTKLHTFDSLNKVAPVHNRDSETRPKNGLESLDEYLGKLNNEVNQESLLPSSYYENLGEENLVQKPKFRKPNTYVDIRRIKGIGDSRSTMDPLQNDETSSLYLIGILVSVNIAVFLFEIASPIRKPDFELFSLPLLYGAKINHLIMVGEWWRLVTPMFLHAGICHMTLSCWAIVTFGPQVCKGYGSFTFFLIYILGGISGNMISFLHTADPTVGGTGPVFAIIGAWLMYQIQNRDVIANDASDDMFRKAIIVTTLGFILCNLGPIDEWTHLGAALTGMAFGFLTSPSLELNDASSGGSGGQEEGLKLVRKHGDSCKSLIVFTIFIIALSSLLFFMEPPLNALAAEDLECM from the exons ATGGCTGCATTTCCTATAGGTTATAAAACACCATACAAGGACCAAAACCTATTGAGGCAAAGGGCAATAAAACACAATGACAAAAGGTTCATGAATCACCATGTCAATATGCTAAGATCCTCTTCAATTCCTGGTCAAGTTAGCAATATCTATACAAAATGCATAGCTCATGGCAGAGGAGCTTTGCATAGGGCCGCGACGGAAGAAATACTCGCGGCCGGTGGTAGTCTAGATTGTCACCTAAGCATCATTCAGAGATGTCATTCGAATTCGAAGAGAAGAAACCTTTTCAAAGTTCTGTTTTCAGCAGAGTCTGGCTCCATTGAGAAACAACTAAGATCATTGGATTCTTACTTTGGAAAACTCCATGAGCAAACAAAGTTGCATACTTTTGATTCGTTGAATAAAGTGGCGCCGGTTCATAATAGAGATAGCGAAACCAGACCGAAAAATGGACTAGAGTCTCTTGATGAGTATCTTGGCAAATTGAACAATG AAGTAAACCAAGAATCTCTCTTACCATCAAGTTATTATGAGAATCTTGGTGAAGAGAATTTAGTTCAGAAACCAAAGTTTAGGAAACCAAATACTTATGTGGATATAAGAAGAATCAAAGGCATAGGTGATTCAAGGTCTACTATGGATCCACTTCAGAATGATGAAACCTCTAGTCTTTACCTAAT TGGTATATTGGTTTCTGTAAACATTGCAGTGTTTTTATTTGAAATAGCAAGTCCTATAAGAAAACCAGATTTCGAGCTGTTTTCGCTTCCGCTGCTATACGGAGCAAAGATAAACCATTTGATCATGGTTGGAGAATGGTGGAGGCTTGTAACACCAATGTTTCTG CATGCAGGAATATGTCACATGACTCTCAGTTGCTGGGCCATTGTAACTTTCGGACCGCAAGTATGCAAAGGATACGGTTCATTTACTTTTTTCTTGATCTACATACTTGGTGGAATATCTGGCAACATGATAAGCTTTCTTCATACTGCAGATCCAACAGTTGGTGGCACA GGACCTGTATTTGCAATAATTGGTGCTTGGCTTATGTatcaaattcaaaacagagaTGTCATTGCAAATGATGCTTCAGACGACATGTTCCGGAAGGCAATAATTGTGACTACTCTTGGTTTCATATTATGCAACCTTGGTccaattgatgaatg GACACACCTTGGAGCAGCTCTCACAGGCATGGCATTTGGGTTTCTAACAAGCCCAAGTCTTGAGCTTAATGATGCATCATCTGGAGGAAGTGGAGGACAAGAGGAAGGGCTCAAACTTGTTAGAAAACATGGTGATTCTTGCAAGTCACTGATTGTATTCACCATATTCATCATTGCATTAAGCTCTCTCCTTTTCTTTATGGAGCCCCCACTCAATGCACTTGCAGCTGAAGACTTGGAATGCATGTAG
- the LOC107623170 gene encoding ultraviolet-B receptor UVR8: MDSNSHIIAWGSGEDGQLGIGNNEEKEWVCVVKALDHQRVRSVVAGSRNSLAICDDGKLFTWGWNQRGTLGHPPETKTENIPSQVKALANVKIVQAAIGGWHCLAVDDQGRAYAWGGNEYGQCGEEPERKDDTGRPLRRDIVIPQRCAHKLVVRQVAAGGTHSVVLTREGHVWTWGQPWPPGDIKQISVPVRVQGLENVRHIAVGAFHNLALQEDGTLWAWGNNEYGQLGTGDTQPRSQPIPVQGLSGLNLVDIAAGGWHSTALTDEGEVYGWGRGEHGRLGFGDSDKSSKMLPQKVQLLAGEDIIQVSCGGTHSVALTRDGRIFSFGRGDHGRLGYGRKVTTGQPMEVPINIPPPQSSNDDVVEGQWIAKLVACGGRHTLAIVDWEVDESRD; this comes from the exons ATGGATTCCAATTCCCACATCATTGCTTGGGGCTCTGGAGAAGACGGTCAATTAGGAATCGGCAACAACGAGGAGAAGGAGTGGGTCTGCGTCGTCAAAGCCCTCGACCACCAACGAGTCCGCTCCGTCGTCGCCGGCAGCAGAAACTCCCTCGCCATCTGCGACGACGGCAAG TTGTTCACATGGGGTTGGAACCAAAGGGGAACACTTGGACACCCTCCTGAGACCAAGACCGAGAACATTCCTAGCCAGGTCAAGGCACTCGCCAATGTTAAAATTGTTCAG GCTGCTATTGGTGGATGGCACTGTTTGGCTGTTGATGATCAAGGCAGAGCTTATGCATGGG GTGGAAATGAATATGGACAGTGTGGTGAAGAACCTGAGCGCAAGGATGACACTGGTAGACCTTTGAGGAGAGATATAGTGATCCCCCAACGTTGTGCTCATAAGCTTGTTGTTCGCCAG GTTGCTGCAGGAGGAACTCACTCAGTGGTACTTACACGTGAAGGTCATGTTTGGACATGGGGTCAACCATGGCCTCCTGGTGACAT AAAACAGATCTCAGTCCCTGTTCGGGTACAAGGTCTAGAAAATGTGAGGCACATTGCGGTCGGGGCATTTCATAATCTAGCTCTTCAAGAGGATGGAACTTTATGGGCATGGGGTAATAATGAATATGGACAACTTGGAACTGGAGATACCCAGCCAAGGTCACAACCTATTCCTGTCCAGGGGCTTTCTGGACTTAATCTG GTAGATATTGCAGCTGGTGGATGGCATTCTACTGCATTGACAGATGAGGGAGAG GTATATGGCTGGGGAAGGGGGGAACATGGCAGGCTTGGATTTGGTGATAGTGACAAGAGCAGTAAAATGCTACCCCAGAAGGTTCAACTTTTAGCCGGGGAAGATATAATTCAG GTGTCCTGTGGAGGTACTCATTCGGTTGCATTAACTCGGGATGGACGCATATTTTCG TTTGGTAGAGGTGACCACGGCCGCCTTGGATATGGGAGGAAAGTTACTACCGGTCAGCCAATGGAGGTACCTATCAACATTCCTCCTCCTCAGAGTTCCAATGACGATGTGGTTGAGGGACAATGGATTGCGAAACTCGTTGCTTGTGGTGGCCGCCATACTTTGGCAATAGTGGATTGGGAAGTAGATGAATCTAGAGACTGA
- the LOC107621690 gene encoding F-box/kelch-repeat protein At3g06240-like: MEMTKRINYKNDLPNELIMEILTRLPVESLMRFKCVSKSWFSIISNDSFAKSHFERSASSSHRILCHGDGELRSIDPDLLFHKDPHTIKLSIPYSLSAYARIQGSCRGFMMLQEFPDLVIWNPSTGVNKRISYDHLSPGNLEFGIILDSFMFGFGYDASRDDYLAIIVWCDVNGRRFLEYFSMRINKWERVEIALPRPSMDAAASLSPGYYLNGAIHWDISSDSILAFDMIEREFFEIPLPEPLGKEFMSCCLELLGGFLCLSVWRESKKTEIWVMKEYGVASSWTAYRIPESNFDPLYFTKSDEIIGFPSVGGLAKYDEKGELREYMENWNYEYHFWMYLESLLSLPSSSGIAWKEE, from the coding sequence ATGGAGATGACGAAGAGAATCAATTACAAAAATGACCTTCCAAATGAGTTGATAATGGAAATCCTTACGAGGCTTCCTGTTGAATCTCTCATGCGATTCAAGTGCGTGTCTAAGTCATGGTTTTCCATAATCTCCAATGACAGCTTTGCGAAATCACACTTCGAACGCTCTGCTTCGTCAAGCCACAGAATTCTCTGCCATGGAGACGGTGAACTTAGATCCATTGATCCAGATCTGTTGTTCCATAAAGATCCTCATACAATAAAGCTCTCTATTCCGTATTCCTTATCCGCTTATGCCAGAATTCAAGGTTCTTGCAGAGGTTTCATGATGCTGCAGGAATTTCCTGATCTCGTCATATGGAATCCATCAACAGGCGTAAACAAAAGAATTTCATATGATCACTTATCGCCAGGTAATCTTGAATTTGGAATAATATTAGATTCATTTATGTTTGGCTTCGGATACGACGCTTCTAGAGATGACTACTTGGCAATTATCGTGTGGTGTGATGTTAATGGGAGAAGATTCTTGGAGTATTTCTCCATGAGAATCAATAAATGGGAGAGAGTTGAGATTGCGCTGCCGCGGCCTAGCATGGATGCTGCTGCATCATTATCACCTGGATACTACTTAAATGGTGCTATTCACTGGGACATTTCAAGCGATTCCATTCTCGCCTTTGATATGATTGAAAGAGAGTTTTTCGAGATTCCATTGCCGGAACCATTGGGAAAAGAATTCATGTCTTGTTGTTTGGAGTTACTGGGAGGATTTCTGTGCTTGTCTGTTTGGAGAGAGAGCAAGAAAACTGAGATATGGGTGATGAAGGAATATGGAGTGGCGTCGTCATGGACGGCGTATAGAATCCCTGAAAGCAACTTTGATCCTTTATACTTTACTAAAAGTGATGAAATTATTGGATTCCCTAGCGTTGGAGGGTTAGCAAAATATGATGAGAAAGGAGAGCTAAGAGAGTATATGGAAAATTGGAACTATGAGTATCACTTCTGGATGTATTTGGAGAGTCTACTATCACTCCCTAGCAGCTCTGGCATAGCATGGAAGgaagaatga